One Chloroflexota bacterium DNA window includes the following coding sequences:
- a CDS encoding metallophosphoesterase family protein, with the protein MRYAIISDVHANRTALRAVEEAVRQLRRELMNEEITYWFLGDLVGYGPAEEALECIRWLRRESGIPFDPDTNLGERWVPGNHDGWLVSPGEQLRPDAVATLRRQIDLLQQPGHEEDREWFFRIVRAALHRQPAVDQPDVLGEETRSLVIEPHAVLTMAFVHASVFPATRRITYLYPWRQTLLAEDLRQLRMQSPAPILCLFHGHTHFPVFARLGEDGQTVVFQPIKYGQPIRLNEGCYAINPGSVGQPRDGDTRAAFVILDTEAGTVEFRRVEYDVHEVVHKLNRESQQAPHEHRQVYQPLVDRLRTANGGEELHSYRGIYRSPEWDLEVVKPA; encoded by the coding sequence ATGCGATACGCCATCATCAGCGATGTTCACGCCAACCGTACTGCCTTGCGGGCGGTGGAAGAAGCGGTACGCCAATTGCGGCGCGAGCTTATGAATGAAGAAATAACTTACTGGTTCCTGGGCGATCTGGTCGGCTATGGCCCGGCGGAAGAAGCCCTGGAGTGTATCCGCTGGCTGAGACGGGAAAGCGGCATCCCGTTTGATCCCGACACTAATCTGGGCGAGCGCTGGGTGCCGGGCAACCATGATGGATGGCTGGTTTCGCCCGGCGAACAGTTGCGCCCTGATGCCGTAGCCACCTTGCGCCGCCAGATTGATCTATTGCAACAGCCCGGTCACGAGGAGGACAGAGAGTGGTTTTTTCGGATCGTGCGGGCGGCCCTGCATCGCCAGCCGGCAGTAGATCAGCCAGATGTCTTGGGCGAGGAAACGCGTTCGCTGGTGATAGAGCCGCACGCCGTACTCACGATGGCGTTTGTGCATGCCTCGGTGTTTCCGGCAACGCGGCGGATCACTTATTTATATCCATGGCGTCAGACGTTATTGGCCGAAGATTTGCGCCAGTTGCGGATGCAATCGCCGGCGCCTATCTTGTGCTTGTTTCATGGGCACACCCACTTCCCGGTGTTTGCCCGGCTCGGCGAAGATGGGCAGACGGTTGTGTTTCAGCCGATCAAGTACGGCCAACCGATCCGGCTGAACGAAGGATGCTATGCCATCAATCCCGGCAGTGTTGGCCAGCCCCGCGATGGCGATACGCGGGCCGCTTTCGTAATTCTGGATACCGAGGCCGGCACGGTGGAGTTTCGCCGCGTTGAATACGATGTCCATGAAGTGGTGCACAAACTGAATCGCGAAAGCCAGCAAGCGCCCCACGAACACAGACAAGTCTACCAGCCATTGGTCGATCGCTTGCGGACGGCCAATGGCGGCGAGGAACTTCATAGTTATCGGGGCATTTATCGTTCCCCGGAGTGGGATTTAGAGGTCGTCAAACCGGCCTGA
- a CDS encoding VWA domain-containing protein, whose translation MKLSPRNRMLIRLISLWVLLAHALGLSGSSPVARAQTETSTSSLDLVLLIDSSTSMLDSDRAGLRVDAAVFLLEFIQEVAGVQGLSVRFAAANFGGESVTDAVALRPLQGDAAQNAIRLRADSESTLFAPALNFAIDQLQDTGDSQKVVILFTDGLPEGEAVTQAGAYFTTEMSPRLDSLQQSGAQVFVVALRNDKTVQVEDLWIQAISAARYRVIDQNTDLVGAFRDLFAGILGLRPGEAQTAAPGASQTIKLEPYLEQAVISVFKSGPSVSLRLIDPNQTEIPPTRRTDQHEIFALTAPQGGEWKLGATGGAATIWVDRRLPTLTLEGPTEPQALGQPLTFTGRLLRLNQSISKSSLELSLSIAGPENQLFPALVMDRFADRYSAEFTGALAEGVYTVTLSARSGGEPVLAESSALTVGVFLVPSIRGFEIAGDTVVGQTICVCISNFNGHEASQRIIG comes from the coding sequence ATGAAACTCTCGCCGCGCAACCGGATGCTCATTAGACTCATCAGCCTGTGGGTCTTGCTGGCCCACGCGCTTGGTCTGTCCGGTTCGTCTCCTGTTGCGCGTGCGCAAACTGAAACTTCAACGTCTTCACTCGACCTAGTGCTGTTAATTGACAGCTCTACTAGCATGCTCGACAGCGACCGGGCCGGCCTGCGCGTGGACGCTGCTGTTTTCCTGCTGGAATTCATACAGGAGGTCGCCGGGGTGCAGGGCCTTTCAGTTCGTTTTGCGGCGGCGAACTTTGGCGGTGAAAGCGTGACGGATGCGGTTGCGCTGCGCCCCCTGCAAGGAGATGCCGCCCAGAACGCCATTCGCCTGCGTGCTGACAGCGAGTCCACCCTGTTTGCGCCGGCGCTCAATTTCGCCATTGATCAACTGCAAGACACCGGAGACTCGCAGAAGGTGGTGATCCTCTTCACCGACGGCCTGCCCGAAGGCGAAGCGGTGACTCAGGCAGGGGCTTACTTTACGACTGAAATGAGTCCGCGCCTCGACTCTTTGCAACAATCGGGGGCGCAGGTTTTTGTCGTGGCTCTGCGCAACGACAAGACTGTTCAAGTCGAAGATTTGTGGATCCAGGCCATTTCCGCCGCCCGCTATCGTGTCATTGATCAGAATACAGACCTGGTCGGCGCTTTCCGCGATTTGTTCGCCGGCATCCTCGGCCTGCGCCCGGGCGAAGCGCAGACAGCCGCGCCCGGCGCTTCGCAAACAATCAAGTTGGAGCCTTACCTGGAACAGGCGGTGATCTCGGTTTTCAAGAGCGGTCCGTCTGTTTCACTGCGCCTGATCGATCCTAATCAGACTGAAATCCCTCCAACACGTCGCACCGATCAGCATGAGATTTTCGCCCTGACCGCTCCACAAGGCGGAGAATGGAAGCTGGGTGCGACTGGCGGTGCTGCCACCATTTGGGTGGATCGCCGCCTGCCCACGCTTACCCTCGAAGGGCCAACCGAACCGCAAGCGCTCGGCCAACCGCTAACGTTCACCGGCCGATTGCTCCGTCTTAACCAGTCAATCAGCAAATCGTCTCTTGAACTTAGCTTGTCTATTGCAGGGCCTGAGAATCAACTCTTTCCGGCTCTGGTCATGGATCGTTTTGCAGATCGTTACTCGGCGGAATTTACCGGGGCGCTGGCAGAGGGCGTTTACACCGTGACCCTTTCGGCCCGTAGCGGCGGCGAGCCGGTTCTGGCCGAGTCAAGTGCTTTGACCGTTGGCGTTTTTCTCGTGCCATCCATCCGGGGGTTTGAGATTGCCGGGGACACGGTCGTGGGTCAAACCATTTGCGTGTGTATAAGCAATTTCAACGGGCACGAAGCCAGTCAGAGGATTATAGGCTGA
- a CDS encoding trypsin-like peptidase domain-containing protein: MKSNMWTLNDCEWEFIGAHKNGSRCSPVDVIVEKLKKDNDKTHFHLIGCPYIGKSSVVSYALTKVNQESGTAGQIGLTCAKKWLFFYFEEPSGKDVDIVEIAKRNLVEWWCDNLGSEEYQSLCSDFAAKNWEGAFDYNNPGSPWYRFLMNAREHKLVFLFEISNQSSFNNVINLINGTKLFKEKVKDGTWRIIIETPLEVKLNPSVLQTRQISIGLLDEAEARGVANVASTLVKTKDETSPDDATKIKIAEEILRWAGYHPYLLRLVCKAFKRWPSEYHFIGIEAQLLKYDEEHNGILGDIAKRLVDQCPIGTNSELMPSGKTAEVLRIFPSSENAQKAYIQAKQKRMLVAVYDKDNNQEGNGLLIHRDGKWYVATCKHITDKIFGADASPSKDKLINIKYRWPPDEIEYIDLVAAFVYVHAEHDIAILACTDHNIFSVLHEDLLAKIPRTILTYGMPLDIRYHWETLFHHNQVKFKEGDENLIYQNANTDNGSSGAGVFCDDGLVGMHWRGPDPSMGQKPEIATPPAEKNAIAKMEGDALSAKLILKHLDKHLDKHRATETR; the protein is encoded by the coding sequence ATGAAATCTAATATGTGGACGCTAAACGACTGCGAATGGGAATTTATCGGAGCACACAAAAATGGTTCGCGCTGTTCGCCAGTTGATGTTATTGTGGAGAAGCTGAAAAAGGATAACGACAAGACCCATTTTCACTTAATCGGATGCCCTTATATTGGCAAGTCATCTGTTGTCAGTTATGCTCTGACAAAAGTCAACCAAGAGAGCGGAACCGCTGGCCAGATAGGACTCACATGTGCTAAGAAGTGGTTGTTCTTTTACTTTGAAGAGCCTTCTGGGAAAGATGTCGACATTGTTGAAATTGCGAAGAGGAACCTTGTAGAATGGTGGTGTGACAATTTGGGCTCTGAAGAATACCAAAGCCTATGTAGCGACTTTGCTGCTAAGAATTGGGAGGGCGCGTTCGACTACAATAATCCTGGTTCTCCATGGTACCGATTTTTGATGAATGCTCGCGAGCACAAACTGGTGTTTCTTTTCGAAATTAGTAATCAGAGCTCGTTTAACAATGTTATTAATCTTATCAATGGAACAAAGCTATTCAAAGAAAAGGTTAAGGATGGTACATGGCGGATTATTATCGAGACTCCCCTTGAGGTAAAGCTCAACCCAAGCGTTCTGCAAACCCGACAAATATCGATTGGCTTGCTTGATGAAGCAGAGGCCAGGGGTGTTGCTAATGTTGCTAGCACGCTTGTAAAAACTAAAGATGAGACTTCTCCCGACGATGCCACCAAGATCAAGATCGCGGAGGAGATTCTTAGATGGGCTGGATATCATCCCTATTTGTTGCGTTTAGTGTGCAAAGCTTTCAAGCGCTGGCCGTCGGAATACCACTTCATTGGTATAGAGGCCCAGTTGCTTAAATATGATGAAGAGCATAACGGGATACTCGGCGATATTGCAAAGAGGCTCGTTGATCAATGCCCAATCGGGACGAACTCTGAACTGATGCCTAGTGGAAAGACGGCAGAGGTTCTTAGGATATTTCCATCGTCTGAAAATGCTCAAAAGGCCTATATTCAAGCAAAACAAAAGCGAATGTTGGTTGCTGTGTATGATAAGGACAATAATCAAGAAGGAAATGGTCTCCTTATACACCGAGACGGCAAATGGTATGTCGCCACTTGCAAACATATTACTGACAAGATTTTTGGGGCAGATGCGTCTCCGTCGAAAGACAAACTCATCAATATCAAATACAGATGGCCGCCTGATGAGATTGAGTACATTGACCTTGTTGCAGCTTTCGTCTATGTACACGCGGAGCATGACATTGCTATCCTGGCATGTACGGATCACAACATTTTTTCTGTGTTGCATGAGGATCTGTTGGCTAAAATACCCCGCACAATTCTGACTTATGGAATGCCATTGGACATCAGATATCACTGGGAAACATTGTTTCACCACAATCAGGTCAAGTTTAAAGAGGGCGACGAAAATCTTATCTATCAGAATGCAAACACGGATAATGGTTCCAGCGGGGCAGGTGTCTTCTGTGATGATGGGCTTGTTGGCATGCACTGGAGAGGCCCCGATCCGAGCATGGGCCAAAAACCTGAGATTGCAACACCACCAGCCGAGAAAAACGCAATTGCTAAAATGGAAGGAGATGCACTTAGTGCGAAACTGATTTTGAAGCATCTTGATAAGCATCTTGATAAGCATCGTGCTACAGAAACTCGATAA